A single Chrysiogenia bacterium DNA region contains:
- a CDS encoding RNA pseudouridine synthase, with the protein MSFSILLEREDVLVVDKPAGVPSVDHARGEPSELVAWLRERFPEVCELGEGPRPAGQVHRLDTATSGVLLVARNAQTYAALRAAFSQPGAVEKDYEALLWGGLPGALTLDWEIGMRGRRSPRVKVISAPGKAKGLRGIRPALTRITPLVRSAAVTRARICIETGVRHQIRAHAEAAGHAVVGDPLYGNLEGENPRELPEGCEERLYLHARLLRVQGVAGVDDLQVECPAPASFDRAYEVLAKLKPR; encoded by the coding sequence GTGAGCTTTTCCATCCTGCTTGAACGCGAAGATGTCCTGGTGGTGGACAAGCCCGCGGGCGTGCCCAGCGTCGATCATGCGCGCGGCGAGCCCTCGGAGCTGGTGGCATGGCTGCGCGAGAGATTCCCCGAAGTCTGTGAGCTGGGTGAGGGACCGCGCCCGGCCGGGCAGGTCCACCGGCTCGACACCGCTACATCGGGCGTGCTGCTCGTCGCGCGAAATGCGCAGACCTACGCCGCCCTGCGCGCGGCTTTTTCCCAGCCCGGTGCCGTCGAAAAAGACTACGAAGCGCTGCTCTGGGGCGGACTGCCCGGGGCGCTCACCCTGGACTGGGAGATCGGAATGCGCGGGCGCCGCTCGCCGCGGGTGAAAGTGATTAGCGCGCCGGGAAAGGCCAAGGGGCTGCGCGGGATTCGCCCGGCGCTCACGCGGATCACGCCGCTTGTGCGAAGCGCGGCTGTTACACGCGCGCGCATCTGTATCGAGACCGGCGTGCGCCACCAGATCCGCGCCCATGCCGAGGCGGCGGGTCATGCAGTGGTGGGTGACCCGCTCTACGGGAATCTGGAGGGGGAGAACCCGCGCGAATTGCCCGAGGGCTGCGAGGAGCGGCTGTATCTGCATGCGCGGCTGCTGCGTGTGCAGGGCGTCGCCGGGGTTGATGACCTGCAGGTCGAATGCCCCGCGCCGGCGTCCTTCGATCGGGCCTACGAGGTGTTGGCAAAGCTGAAGCCCCGGTGA